A part of Numenius arquata chromosome 2, bNumArq3.hap1.1, whole genome shotgun sequence genomic DNA contains:
- the LOC141474526 gene encoding ankyrin repeat domain-containing protein 9-like — MASNQASLQDDQSRHCKFLSYMFYQAVRDHKPVWMLEDMRTMEYFYWEENASLRTYSPSEALLYAVVHNHLPYAQYLLSHFPEEALKVPGEHFCYCPSSAPHLAMAVTYDRRDILGLIIKIAHKLPSLNSYINRTGCFHLEDGKTPLHLACELLRSETVLILLGNGASPRIEDSKGLTPLDVILEQMWDSKVNVASKKLCLDYLLLFMPNPQFKMRKVLQEHPEHWTALLGEDKFNSLVGNTPASLYLQAMQTILQTLPPSHFPKSIQELPIPQALKPLPSYGKKLPTKNVAGSSWLCCQGMTPSDEVNPHFADLLQGSNESEEGTQQGANTWPERPVLPTYCPIHDMAPCIFAVGPQIATALKRVHLDFFFCLSSSSVPQELCRAFELKCHLLLEEKIKIATQKMEETQLGKAG, encoded by the exons ATGGCCAGCAACCAGGCCAGCCTGCAGGATGATCAGAGCAGGCACTGCAAGTTCTTATCCTATATGTTCTACCAGGCTGTGAGAGATCACAAGCCTGTGTGGATGCTGGAAGACATGAGAACTATGGAATATTTTTACTGGGAGGAAAATGCCAGCCTAAGAACCTACTCACCTTCAGAAGCCCTTCTCTATGCAGTGGTGCATAACCACTTGCCTTATGCTCAGTATCTGCTGTCTCATTTTCCAGAGGAGGCTCTCAAGGTGCCTGGGGAGCACTTCTGCTATTGCCCATCCTCTGCTCCTCACTTGGCCATGGCGGTCACATATGACAGGAGAGATATCTTGGGGCTGATCATCAAAATTGCACACAAGCTCCCCAGCTTGAACTCCTACATCAATAGGACTGGCTGCTTTCATCTGGAAGATGGGAAAACCCCCCTGCACCTTGCCTGCGAACTGCTGAGGTCAGAGACGGTCCTCATTCTCCTCGGGAACGGAGCTTCTCCCAGGATAGAGGACAGTAAAGGGCTTACCCCACTGGACGTCATCCTGGAGCAGATGTGGGACTCCAAAGTCAATGTGGCATCAAAGAAGCTCTGCCTCGACTACCTCTTGCTCTTCATGCCCAACCCACAGTTTAAGATGCGGAAAGTTCTGCAGGAGCATCCAGAACACTGGACAGCTTTGCTGGGGGAAGATAAATTCAACAGCCTGGTGGGGAACACACCTGCATCTTTATATCTGCAAGCTATGCAAACTATCCTCCAgactcttcccccctcccacttCCCTAAAAGCATCCAGGAACTACCTATACCTCAGGCACTAAAGCCCTTACCATCCTACGGCAAAAAGCTACCAACAAAAAATGTG GCCGGCAGTAGCTGGCTGTGCTGCCAGGGGATGACCCCAAGTGATGAGGTGAACCCCCATTTCGCAGATCTGCTGCAAGGTAGCAATGAATCAGAAGAAGGGACTCAACAGGGGGCAAACA CGTGGCCTGAAAGGCCAGTTTTGCCCACGTATTGTCCGATTCACGACATGGCTCCCTGCATTTTTGCTGTTGGTCCTCAAATCGCCACAGCTTTGAAGCGGGTCCACCTAgactttttcttctgcctctcctcATCATCAGTGCCGCAGGAGCTCTGTCGGGCTTTTGAACTCAAATGCCACCTTTtattagaagagaaaataaagattgCAACTCAGAAAATGGAGGAAACTCAGCTGGGCAAGgcaggataa